In Janthinobacterium sp. J1-1, a single genomic region encodes these proteins:
- a CDS encoding 8-amino-7-oxononanoate synthase, with product MSSKRRAAGHAGAGPIEAGGSIAVTVHEQDSGRVVVNAAISLYRRGSADCAGFEPANWLADPAMLVGVRWTDGGGGTVFSQLPPGAYVGVYGNYPTTAPQCVQVQAGCAATLCFQPQLNPQVELVFENSDCQPSDCSYGRVGDRAVATVTFDGDQSVDGRTLVQVLAASPWTPLRGKANMFSTPVRRAGMHRFAAQVMLSQRPEMRSLLPTPEGLTPNAMLAVDAEYDTEERQPTPISGNLGVSLTRTETEPTEDLPLWTLIRNSTEAMSFTNYLHFMDSLFCGDLGSVRGFEEGRFARKADAFQSLKQRRALPFSDADSYRVLKVATEAFVMVNCGVLNQPLAFNLAEDNAYLDRRDIPQGRDLETVLRNDYLENIDGFQTLPYLAVIRRKLPDIPISIPRGQEGEVDVCFGIIQEKLANPCLLELIWSYWHEEGMLVQTMNAIAQRFQNLRAPGSQLDPLANTEIDTLRPLNNLLWGYTQDEQHRLTVMRRNYEYDHHYGVRLDGKAVQHFRPADSRSKFLEAFHHLLRLLTSFYKQDDDTTVKADAFPVLNALKEIHLILSQGASNQFGDLPSTARIEMLMQQWMLARPEFREFLPTRVMVAYPEGWMDRVDAMKKLQGWTDTSVVHFRSLAIFGEQLLLSVRYGNWSDIYEPTQAFNWARFWRPQVQGYIHAYRAVTGVDLSAKAGDPAIEATMPSVLLRQRMNQQLRSV from the coding sequence ATGAGCAGCAAACGCAGGGCCGCAGGCCACGCAGGCGCAGGCCCGATAGAAGCGGGCGGCAGCATCGCCGTCACCGTACACGAGCAGGACAGCGGGAGGGTGGTGGTCAACGCCGCCATCAGCCTGTACCGCCGGGGCAGCGCCGATTGCGCCGGTTTCGAGCCCGCCAACTGGCTCGCCGATCCGGCCATGCTGGTCGGCGTGCGCTGGACCGATGGCGGTGGCGGCACCGTGTTTTCGCAGTTGCCGCCGGGCGCCTATGTGGGCGTCTACGGCAACTACCCCACCACCGCGCCGCAGTGCGTGCAGGTGCAGGCCGGCTGCGCCGCCACGCTGTGCTTCCAGCCGCAATTGAATCCGCAGGTCGAGCTGGTGTTTGAAAACAGCGACTGCCAGCCCAGCGACTGCAGCTACGGCCGCGTCGGCGACCGCGCGGTTGCCACCGTCACGTTCGACGGCGACCAGAGCGTCGACGGGCGCACCCTGGTGCAGGTGCTGGCGGCGTCGCCGTGGACGCCGCTGCGCGGCAAGGCCAATATGTTTTCCACACCCGTGCGGCGCGCCGGCATGCACCGCTTCGCGGCGCAGGTGATGCTGTCGCAGCGCCCGGAAATGCGCAGCCTGCTGCCGACGCCCGAAGGCCTGACGCCAAACGCCATGCTGGCCGTCGACGCCGAATACGACACCGAAGAACGCCAGCCGACGCCGATTTCCGGCAATCTCGGCGTGTCGCTGACGCGTACCGAAACCGAGCCGACCGAAGACCTGCCGCTGTGGACCCTGATCCGCAACAGCACCGAGGCCATGTCGTTCACCAATTACCTGCATTTCATGGACAGCCTGTTCTGCGGCGACCTCGGCAGCGTGCGCGGTTTCGAGGAGGGCCGCTTCGCCCGCAAGGCCGACGCCTTCCAGTCGCTGAAACAGCGGCGCGCGCTGCCGTTTTCGGACGCCGATTCCTACCGCGTGCTGAAGGTGGCCACCGAGGCCTTCGTGATGGTCAATTGCGGCGTGCTGAACCAGCCGCTGGCCTTTAACCTGGCCGAGGACAACGCCTACCTGGACCGGCGCGATATTCCGCAGGGGCGCGACCTGGAAACGGTGCTGCGCAACGACTACCTGGAAAACATCGACGGCTTCCAGACCTTGCCCTACCTGGCCGTGATCCGCCGCAAGCTGCCCGATATCCCGATCAGCATCCCGCGCGGCCAGGAAGGCGAGGTCGATGTGTGCTTCGGGATCATCCAGGAAAAGCTGGCCAATCCCTGCCTGCTCGAACTGATCTGGTCGTACTGGCACGAGGAGGGCATGCTGGTGCAGACCATGAACGCCATCGCCCAGCGCTTCCAGAACCTGCGCGCGCCCGGCAGCCAGCTCGACCCGCTGGCGAACACGGAAATCGACACCTTGCGGCCGCTGAACAATCTGCTGTGGGGCTACACCCAGGACGAGCAGCATAGGCTGACGGTGATGCGCCGCAACTACGAGTACGACCATCATTACGGCGTGCGGCTCGATGGCAAGGCGGTGCAGCACTTCCGGCCAGCCGACAGCCGCTCGAAGTTCCTGGAAGCCTTCCATCATCTGCTGCGCCTGCTCACTTCCTTCTACAAGCAGGATGACGACACCACCGTCAAGGCCGACGCCTTCCCGGTGCTGAACGCGCTGAAGGAGATCCACCTGATCCTGTCGCAGGGCGCCAGCAACCAGTTCGGCGACCTGCCGTCCACCGCCCGCATCGAAATGCTGATGCAGCAATGGATGCTGGCGCGGCCCGAGTTCCGCGAATTTTTGCCCACGCGGGTGATGGTGGCGTATCCGGAAGGGTGGATGGACCGGGTCGACGCCATGAAGAAACTGCAGGGCTGGACCGATACCAGCGTGGTGCATTTCCGCAGCCTGGCCATCTTCGGCGAACAGCTGCTGCTGTCGGTGCGCTACGGCAACTGGAGCGATATCTACGAGCCGACCCAGGCCTTCAACTGGGCGCGCTTCTGGCGCCCGCAGGTGCAGGGCTATATCCACGCCTACCGCGCCGTCACGGGGGTCGACCTGTCGGCGAAAGCGGGCGATCCGGCGATCGAAGCGACCATGCCGTCGGTGCTGCTGCGCCAGCGCATGAACCAGCAGCTGCGCAGCGTGTAG
- a CDS encoding sigma 54-interacting transcriptional regulator codes for MALKVWLEVLQQAAATSAALLSTALQQAQLSISRPADGIPGIVLFCQPDTALLQALAALCRQAQVLAIAANGAPLDCMQQRAVMAAGARDVLVWPPNAIDAGQVLARLQRWQAVAQLLASDAVRGTLVGDSQSWRALLREAVEMAVFSQASVLITGETGTGKDLLAQLIHRLSACRGELTVLDCTTLSPELAGSELFGHERGAYTGAAGARDGAFALADGGVLFLDEIGELPLAMQAQLLRAIQERKYKRIGGSSWQPTQFRLVCATNRALEDEVARGAFRADLYYRIAGWCCRTPPLRERCDDILPLAMHFLRELARAPPPALDAAVREYLLLRDYPGNVRELRQTVTRIWQRHCGPGPITIGALPPEECQLAPVWPDRQFEAGVKRALGLGLKLPHITRCATEEAVRLVLDEEHGNNQRAAARLGVTDRALQLRRKAAACAAKASPP; via the coding sequence ATGGCGCTCAAGGTCTGGCTGGAAGTACTGCAACAGGCGGCGGCCACTTCGGCTGCCCTCCTGAGTACGGCCTTGCAGCAGGCCCAGCTGTCGATAAGCCGGCCCGCCGATGGCATTCCCGGCATCGTGCTGTTCTGCCAGCCGGACACGGCGCTGCTGCAGGCGCTGGCCGCGCTATGCCGCCAGGCGCAGGTGCTGGCCATTGCCGCCAACGGCGCGCCGCTCGACTGCATGCAGCAGCGCGCGGTGATGGCGGCCGGCGCGCGCGATGTGCTGGTGTGGCCGCCGAACGCCATCGATGCGGGCCAGGTGCTCGCGCGCCTGCAGCGCTGGCAGGCGGTGGCGCAGTTGCTGGCCTCGGACGCCGTGCGCGGCACCCTGGTCGGCGATAGCCAGTCCTGGCGCGCCCTGCTGCGCGAGGCGGTGGAAATGGCCGTTTTCAGCCAGGCCTCCGTGCTGATCACGGGCGAGACCGGGACCGGCAAGGACTTGCTGGCGCAACTGATCCACCGCCTGTCCGCCTGCCGCGGCGAGCTGACCGTGCTCGACTGCACCACCTTGTCGCCGGAACTGGCCGGCAGCGAACTGTTCGGCCATGAACGGGGCGCCTACACGGGCGCGGCCGGCGCGCGCGACGGCGCGTTTGCGCTGGCCGATGGCGGCGTGCTGTTCCTCGATGAAATCGGCGAGCTGCCGCTGGCGATGCAGGCACAATTGCTGCGCGCCATACAGGAACGCAAGTACAAGCGCATCGGCGGCAGCAGCTGGCAGCCGACCCAGTTCCGCCTGGTATGCGCCACCAACCGCGCGCTGGAAGACGAAGTGGCGCGCGGCGCCTTCCGGGCCGACCTGTATTACCGCATCGCCGGCTGGTGCTGCCGCACGCCGCCCTTGCGCGAACGCTGCGACGATATCCTGCCGCTGGCCATGCATTTCCTGCGGGAACTGGCGCGCGCGCCGCCGCCCGCGCTGGATGCGGCCGTGCGCGAATACCTGCTGCTGCGCGACTATCCGGGCAATGTGCGCGAGCTGCGCCAGACCGTCACGCGCATCTGGCAGCGCCATTGCGGCCCCGGCCCGATCACCATCGGCGCGCTGCCGCCCGAGGAATGCCAGCTCGCGCCGGTCTGGCCCGACCGGCAGTTCGAGGCCGGCGTCAAACGCGCCCTCGGCCTGGGACTCAAGCTGCCCCATATCACGCGCTGCGCCACCGAAGAGGCGGTGCGCCTGGTGCTCGACGAAGAACATGGCAACAACCAGCGCGCCGCCGCCCGCCTGGGCGTGACCGACCGCGCCCTGCAACTGCGCCGCAAGGCGGCGGCTTGCGCAGCCAAGGCCAGCCCGCCCTGA
- a CDS encoding IS1595 family transposase: MDTAQWQAFARQIPHLSHRQRIVCSNLLHSSAPQDAAVVLIEQAAQAQLHCPACGATRFHRHGQAHGLQRYRCVPCGKTFNALTGTPLAHLHHKERWLAYADCLLNSFSVRKAAAQVNVHRNTSFRWRHRFLALAKTDRPRCLHGITEADEMYVLESQKGSRHMTRPARKRGGAARQRGISDEQVCILVARDRTGQTVDFVTGLGQLTKARLHACLPPVIDRDILLVSDGHPAYPVFAREVGILHAAVNLRAGIRVHGTVHVQNVNAYHSRLREWLRVFHGVATRYLPNYLGWRWILDAKRILSPESLLRATLGTFPHLTVT; this comes from the coding sequence ATGGATACCGCCCAGTGGCAGGCATTCGCCAGACAAATTCCGCACCTGTCGCATCGCCAACGTATTGTCTGCAGTAACTTGTTGCATAGCAGCGCGCCGCAGGATGCGGCCGTCGTCCTGATCGAACAAGCAGCGCAGGCGCAGCTGCATTGCCCCGCGTGTGGCGCGACACGTTTCCACCGGCATGGCCAGGCGCATGGTTTGCAACGCTATCGCTGTGTTCCTTGTGGCAAAACTTTCAACGCCTTGACGGGCACGCCGCTGGCCCATCTGCACCACAAGGAACGATGGCTGGCCTATGCCGACTGTTTGCTCAACTCGTTTTCGGTGCGCAAGGCCGCCGCCCAAGTCAATGTCCATCGCAATACCAGCTTTCGCTGGCGCCATCGCTTCCTGGCGCTGGCCAAGACCGACCGGCCACGCTGCCTGCACGGCATTACCGAGGCCGACGAGATGTATGTACTGGAGTCGCAAAAAGGGTCCCGGCACATGACACGGCCGGCACGCAAGCGAGGCGGTGCTGCCCGCCAGCGCGGCATTTCGGATGAGCAAGTGTGCATCCTGGTGGCACGTGACCGCACCGGGCAAACCGTTGATTTCGTCACTGGCCTGGGCCAGCTGACCAAGGCCAGGCTGCACGCCTGCCTGCCACCTGTGATCGATCGCGACATCTTGTTGGTGAGCGATGGCCATCCGGCCTATCCGGTGTTTGCGAGAGAAGTGGGCATCCTGCATGCCGCCGTGAACTTGCGGGCCGGAATACGCGTACATGGCACTGTCCACGTGCAGAACGTCAACGCGTATCACAGCCGGCTGCGGGAATGGCTGCGCGTCTTTCATGGTGTCGCGACGCGCTACTTGCCCAACTACCTGGGTTGGCGCTGGATACTCGACGCCAAAAGAATATTGTCTCCCGAAAGCTTGCTCAGGGCCACTTTGGGCACGTTCCCACATTTGACGGTGACATAG
- a CDS encoding GIY-YIG nuclease family protein, which yields MNESFEVLPFGAAVQGEWGQEQEWEQEQEREWEGEGEGEGEEEWEDERWRGAGGGRGRGGRLRPRPPLRGPRRPVPPRYRGWGSYPVAYPVLYPTAQPSPQPEPWNDQDAGQDAGDGDGQGEVPPVLAATLGRVREAAGLNYQSVGKLAQAVSNAKATGAGLYLIEFDTRDGRRAYSGQTDDLRRRLKQHHLCGKMMGLDLSGHEVYVAPLKSATQRRLVEKSIHADMFTHRRGVLTNQRRELEVAVMGETWG from the coding sequence ATGAACGAGTCATTTGAAGTGCTGCCGTTTGGCGCAGCCGTACAGGGTGAATGGGGACAGGAGCAAGAGTGGGAACAAGAGCAAGAGCGGGAGTGGGAGGGCGAAGGCGAAGGCGAGGGGGAAGAGGAGTGGGAGGACGAACGTTGGCGCGGCGCCGGCGGTGGGCGCGGCCGGGGAGGGCGCTTGCGTCCGCGTCCGCCGCTGCGTGGACCGCGCCGCCCCGTGCCGCCGCGCTACCGGGGCTGGGGCAGTTACCCGGTGGCGTATCCGGTGCTGTATCCGACAGCGCAGCCGTCGCCGCAGCCCGAACCCTGGAATGACCAGGATGCCGGTCAGGACGCTGGCGATGGCGACGGGCAGGGCGAAGTGCCGCCTGTGCTGGCCGCCACCCTGGGCCGCGTGCGCGAGGCGGCCGGCCTGAACTACCAGTCGGTGGGCAAGCTGGCGCAAGCCGTCAGCAATGCGAAAGCCACCGGCGCCGGCCTGTACCTGATCGAATTCGATACCAGGGACGGCCGGCGCGCCTACAGCGGCCAGACCGACGATTTGCGGCGGCGCCTCAAGCAGCACCATTTGTGCGGCAAGATGATGGGGCTCGACCTGTCCGGCCATGAGGTGTACGTGGCGCCGCTGAAGTCCGCCACGCAGCGGCGCCTGGTGGAAAAAAGCATCCATGCCGATATGTTCACCCACCGGCGCGGCGTACTGACCAACCAGCGGCGCGAACTGGAAGTGGCGGTGATGGGCGAGACGTGGGGCTGA
- a CDS encoding DUF1800 domain-containing protein, whose product MTKPNLRRLLASTLLSLLAACGGGGGGDSQTPSAQQPVVTVPPPATGTPATPTVPADPGTVTPPVVVTPTVPAPVAARVFTRKEASRFLARATFGPNMAAIDALAASDSDAWFAEQFAKPQTLHLAYMDKLLAAQVASGGPRVGFTAFYETFWQQAIRGDDQLRQRVAFALSQIFVISMQNETVRPLVRGTSSYYDMLGQHAFGNFRNLLEGVARHPMMGIYLSHLRNQKESGTRTPDENFAREVMQLFTIGLVQLNPDGSVKMSGGKPIDTYTREDVAGLAKVFTGLSWAGPDQANGRFNGSVADPERDSKPMQMYAAFHSTSEKRFLGQSISGATSGDDDIKLALDTLFNHPNAAPFFSRQLIQRLVTSNPSAAYIGRVSAVFANNGKGVRGDMQAIVRAVLLDPDAVAMAGSTMRTGKLREPLLRLANWMRAFDAKPANGIYNIYYLDDQLSGLGQSPLNAPSVFNFYRPSYVPPNSAIASAGLVAPEMQITSEPSVTGYLNFMQEAINSGIGDARLVKPDYTRELALSADANALVDRVDLLMMNGAMSSRLRGQIVNAVNSITLPAASATNAPQIANLQANRVKLAIFLAMASTEYLVQK is encoded by the coding sequence ATGACCAAGCCCAACCTGCGCCGCCTGCTGGCGTCGACTTTGCTGAGCCTGCTGGCCGCTTGCGGCGGCGGCGGTGGCGGCGACAGCCAGACACCCTCCGCGCAGCAACCGGTGGTCACCGTGCCGCCGCCAGCCACCGGCACGCCGGCCACGCCAACCGTGCCGGCCGATCCCGGTACGGTCACGCCGCCGGTGGTGGTCACGCCAACCGTGCCGGCCCCGGTGGCGGCGCGCGTGTTTACCCGCAAGGAAGCGTCGCGCTTTCTTGCCCGCGCCACGTTCGGCCCGAACATGGCGGCCATCGATGCGCTCGCCGCCAGCGACAGCGACGCCTGGTTTGCCGAACAGTTCGCCAAGCCGCAAACCTTGCACCTCGCCTATATGGACAAGTTGCTGGCGGCACAGGTCGCTTCGGGCGGCCCGCGGGTCGGCTTCACGGCGTTCTATGAAACCTTCTGGCAGCAGGCCATCCGCGGCGACGACCAGCTGCGCCAGCGCGTGGCGTTCGCCCTGTCGCAGATCTTCGTCATCTCGATGCAGAACGAGACCGTCCGGCCGCTGGTGCGCGGCACCTCCAGCTACTACGACATGCTGGGACAGCACGCCTTCGGCAACTTCCGCAACCTGCTCGAGGGCGTGGCGCGCCATCCGATGATGGGCATTTACCTGTCGCACCTGCGCAACCAGAAGGAATCGGGCACCCGTACGCCCGATGAAAATTTCGCCCGTGAAGTGATGCAGCTATTTACCATCGGCCTGGTCCAGCTGAACCCGGACGGCAGCGTGAAAATGTCCGGCGGCAAGCCGATCGACACCTACACGCGCGAAGACGTGGCGGGCCTGGCCAAGGTATTTACGGGCTTGAGCTGGGCCGGCCCGGACCAGGCCAATGGCCGTTTCAACGGCAGCGTCGCCGACCCTGAACGCGATTCGAAGCCGATGCAGATGTATGCGGCCTTCCATTCGACCAGCGAAAAGCGCTTTCTCGGCCAGAGCATTTCCGGCGCCACCAGCGGCGACGACGACATCAAATTGGCGCTCGACACCCTGTTCAACCATCCGAACGCGGCGCCCTTCTTCAGCCGCCAGCTGATCCAGCGCCTGGTCACCAGCAACCCCAGCGCGGCGTATATCGGCCGGGTCTCGGCCGTGTTTGCCAACAATGGCAAGGGCGTGCGCGGCGACATGCAGGCCATCGTGCGCGCCGTGCTGCTCGACCCCGATGCGGTGGCCATGGCCGGCAGCACCATGCGCACAGGCAAGCTGCGCGAACCCCTGCTGCGCCTGGCCAACTGGATGCGCGCCTTCGACGCCAAACCCGCCAACGGCATCTACAATATTTACTACCTGGACGATCAACTGAGCGGCCTGGGACAGAGTCCGCTCAATGCGCCTTCCGTCTTCAATTTCTACCGCCCTTCCTATGTGCCGCCCAATTCCGCCATCGCCAGCGCGGGCCTGGTGGCGCCTGAAATGCAGATCACTTCGGAGCCGTCGGTGACCGGCTACCTGAACTTCATGCAGGAGGCCATCAATTCCGGCATCGGCGACGCGCGCCTGGTCAAACCCGACTACACCAGGGAACTGGCGCTCAGCGCCGACGCCAACGCGCTGGTCGACCGGGTCGATTTGCTGATGATGAATGGCGCCATGTCGTCACGGCTGCGCGGGCAGATCGTCAACGCCGTCAACAGCATCACCCTGCCTGCCGCCAGCGCCACCAATGCCCCGCAGATCGCCAATCTGCAGGCAAACCGGGTCAAGCTGGCGATTTTCCTGGCCATGGCCTCGACCGAATATCTGGTGCAGAAGTAA
- a CDS encoding arginine/lysine/ornithine decarboxylase: MKFRFPIVIIDEDFRSENTSGLGIRALAAAMEKEGMEVLGVTSYGDLSQFAQQQSRASAFVLSIDDEEFGAGSIEETDHALKSLRAFVEEIRHKNADIPIYLYGETRTSRHIPNDILRELHGFIHMFEDTPEFVARHIIREAKSYLDGLSPPFFRALVHYANDGSYSWHCPGHSGGVAFLKSPIGQMFHQFFGENMLRADVCNAVEELGQLLDHTGPVAASERNAARIFNADHCYFVTNGTSTSNKMVWHSTVAPGDIVVVDRNCHKSILHSIIMCGAIPVFLMPTRNHLGIIGPIPLAEFTPESIARKIEANPFAREAKNKKPRILTITQSTYDGVIYNVETLREMLDGKIDTLHFDEAWLPHATFHDFYKNMHAIGKDRPRAKESMIFSTQSTHKLLAGLSQASQILVRESEQVKLDQDAFNEAYLMHTSTSPQYSIIASCDVAAAMMEAPGGTALVEESIMEALDFRRAMKKIDQEWGQDWWFQVWGPDNFNDEGMGQQEDWMIRAEDDWHGFGDLAPGFNMLDPIKATIVNPGLSLDGQFGETGIPASIVTKYLAEHGVIIEKCGLYSFFIMFTIGITKGRWNTLLTALQQFKDDYDKNQPMWRILPEFAAANPRYEKMGLRDLCQQIHDFYKAYDVARLTTEMYLSDMIPAMKPSDAFAKMAHREIERVAIDELEGRITSILLTPYPPGIPLLIPGERFNKTIVDYLRFARDFNERFPGFETDVHGLVKREVDGKRGYFVDCVRQDD; this comes from the coding sequence ATGAAATTTCGTTTCCCCATCGTCATTATTGACGAGGATTTCCGTTCTGAAAATACGTCCGGCCTGGGCATTCGCGCCCTTGCCGCCGCAATGGAAAAAGAAGGCATGGAAGTGCTGGGCGTGACCAGCTACGGCGATCTGTCGCAATTTGCCCAGCAACAATCGCGCGCGTCGGCCTTCGTGCTGTCGATCGACGATGAAGAATTCGGCGCCGGCTCGATCGAGGAAACCGACCACGCGTTGAAGTCCCTGCGCGCCTTTGTCGAAGAAATCCGCCACAAGAACGCCGACATCCCGATCTACCTGTACGGCGAAACGCGCACCTCGCGCCATATCCCGAACGATATCCTGCGCGAACTGCACGGCTTTATCCATATGTTCGAGGATACGCCCGAGTTTGTCGCGCGCCATATCATCCGCGAAGCGAAAAGCTACCTCGATGGCCTGTCGCCGCCGTTCTTCCGCGCGCTGGTGCACTACGCCAACGACGGTTCCTACTCGTGGCACTGCCCCGGCCACTCGGGCGGCGTGGCTTTCCTGAAGTCGCCGATCGGCCAGATGTTCCACCAGTTCTTCGGTGAAAACATGCTGCGCGCCGACGTCTGCAACGCCGTCGAAGAACTGGGCCAACTGCTCGACCATACCGGTCCCGTTGCCGCCTCCGAGCGCAATGCGGCGCGCATCTTCAATGCCGACCATTGCTATTTCGTCACCAACGGTACCTCGACCTCGAACAAGATGGTGTGGCACTCGACGGTGGCGCCTGGCGATATCGTGGTAGTTGACCGCAATTGCCACAAATCGATTCTGCACTCGATCATCATGTGCGGCGCGATCCCCGTGTTCCTGATGCCGACCCGCAATCACCTGGGCATTATCGGCCCGATCCCGCTGGCTGAATTCACGCCGGAAAGCATTGCCCGCAAGATCGAGGCGAACCCGTTCGCGCGCGAAGCGAAGAACAAGAAGCCGCGCATCCTGACGATTACCCAGTCGACCTACGACGGCGTAATCTACAACGTCGAGACCCTGCGTGAAATGCTGGACGGCAAAATCGACACCCTGCACTTCGATGAAGCATGGCTGCCGCACGCCACCTTCCACGATTTCTACAAGAACATGCACGCGATCGGCAAGGACCGTCCGCGCGCCAAGGAATCGATGATCTTCTCGACCCAGTCGACGCACAAATTGCTGGCCGGCCTGTCGCAGGCCTCCCAAATCCTGGTGCGCGAATCGGAACAGGTCAAGCTGGACCAGGACGCCTTCAACGAGGCCTACCTGATGCACACCTCGACCTCGCCGCAGTATTCCATCATCGCCTCGTGCGACGTGGCCGCGGCCATGATGGAAGCGCCGGGCGGCACCGCGCTGGTGGAAGAATCGATCATGGAAGCGCTCGATTTCCGCCGCGCCATGAAAAAGATCGACCAGGAGTGGGGCCAGGACTGGTGGTTCCAGGTGTGGGGACCGGACAACTTCAACGACGAAGGCATGGGCCAGCAGGAAGACTGGATGATACGCGCCGAGGACGACTGGCACGGCTTCGGCGACCTGGCACCCGGCTTCAACATGCTCGACCCGATCAAGGCGACCATCGTCAACCCGGGCCTGTCGCTGGACGGCCAGTTCGGCGAGACCGGCATCCCGGCCTCGATCGTCACCAAATACCTGGCGGAACACGGCGTGATCATTGAAAAATGCGGCCTGTACTCGTTCTTTATCATGTTTACCATCGGCATTACCAAAGGCCGCTGGAACACCCTGCTGACGGCCTTGCAGCAGTTCAAGGACGACTACGACAAGAACCAGCCGATGTGGCGCATCCTGCCGGAATTTGCGGCGGCCAACCCACGCTATGAAAAAATGGGCCTGCGCGACCTGTGCCAGCAGATCCACGATTTCTACAAGGCGTACGACGTGGCCCGCCTGACGACGGAAATGTATCTGTCGGACATGATCCCGGCCATGAAGCCATCGGACGCGTTCGCCAAGATGGCGCACCGCGAAATCGAGCGCGTCGCCATCGACGAGCTGGAAGGACGAATCACGTCGATCCTGCTGACGCCGTATCCACCGGGCATTCCGCTCCTGATCCCGGGCGAGCGCTTCAACAAGACCATCGTCGACTACCTGCGCTTCGCACGCGACTTCAACGAGCGCTTCCCCGGCTTCGAGACCGATGTGCACGGCCTGGTGAAACGCGAAGTCGACGGCAAGCGCGGCTACTTTGTGGACTGTGTGCGCCAGGACGATTAA
- a CDS encoding aminotransferase class I/II-fold pyridoxal phosphate-dependent enzyme, with the protein MLDFCSALYLGMRHPSSALASWAALTLGQPAALGEMAGAPRIAARLARLQGCQAACLLPSTLHLYWDLFGMFAGEPLVLLVDQASYPIARWGAERAQALGLPLRCFACGDLPALDRLVRCWRKAGRRPLILADGYVPGRERAPPLAGYAALARQAGGYLLLDDTQALGISGPDGGGSARRHGLRGEHIVIGASLAKGFGVPLAVLAGPDALIRRFTAHSQTRVHASPPSAAVLAAASRALAINARHGACLRARLAANVAQWRAGLASAGIASRGGAFPVQHLPGRAHWQAGLQVAGVRALAHTGGLTFLLRADHAPAQLAQVIDLLDCYARRRYERVI; encoded by the coding sequence ATGCTGGACTTTTGCAGCGCCCTGTACCTGGGCATGCGCCACCCCTCATCCGCACTGGCGTCGTGGGCCGCGCTGACCCTGGGCCAGCCGGCCGCTCTGGGCGAGATGGCCGGCGCGCCCAGGATCGCCGCGCGCCTGGCGCGGCTGCAGGGCTGCCAAGCGGCGTGCCTGCTGCCGTCGACCCTGCATCTGTACTGGGACCTGTTCGGCATGTTCGCCGGCGAACCGCTGGTGCTGCTGGTGGACCAGGCCAGCTACCCGATCGCGCGCTGGGGCGCCGAGCGCGCGCAGGCGCTGGGCTTGCCGCTGCGGTGCTTTGCCTGCGGCGACCTGCCGGCGCTGGATCGCCTGGTGCGCTGCTGGCGCAAGGCCGGCCGCCGGCCCCTGATCCTGGCCGATGGGTATGTGCCGGGCCGGGAGCGGGCGCCGCCGCTGGCCGGCTACGCGGCGCTGGCGCGGCAGGCGGGCGGCTATCTGCTGCTGGACGACACGCAGGCGCTGGGCATATCGGGGCCGGACGGCGGCGGCTCGGCGCGCCGGCATGGCTTGCGCGGCGAGCATATCGTCATCGGCGCGTCGCTGGCCAAGGGTTTCGGCGTGCCGCTGGCGGTGCTGGCCGGCCCCGATGCATTGATCAGGCGCTTCACGGCCCATAGCCAGACGCGCGTGCATGCCAGTCCGCCGTCGGCCGCCGTGCTGGCGGCGGCCAGCCGCGCCTTGGCCATCAATGCGCGCCATGGCGCATGCTTGCGCGCCAGGCTGGCGGCGAATGTGGCGCAGTGGCGCGCCGGGCTGGCCAGCGCCGGCATCGCTAGCCGGGGCGGCGCGTTTCCGGTGCAGCACCTGCCCGGCCGCGCGCACTGGCAGGCGGGCCTGCAGGTGGCCGGCGTGCGGGCGCTGGCGCACACAGGAGGCTTGACGTTTTTGCTGCGGGCCGACCACGCGCCGGCGCAGCTGGCGCAGGTGATCGACCTGCTGGACTGTTACGCAAGGAGGCGATATGAACGAGTCATTTGA